GATCACCGACGAGGAGCAGGCCTTCCTGGAGGGGTTCCGCGAGGAGGGCCAGGTGCCCGCCGGGCGTGAGGGCTCCCGTCGCGGTGGCTCCCGGGGCGGCGCGGGCTCCGCTTCCTCAGGGGCACTCGTCGTATGACCGCCGGGCGCCAGACGGTGCAGTTCACCGACCCGGGGGAGGCGGCCGACCTCGCCGCCTTCCTGGGGCGGCTGCTCCGCTACGACCGGGCGGCGGCCGTCCGCATCCAGGCCTCCGGTACGGCCCTCGCGGTCTTCGGCCGGCCCCCGTCCTTCGAGGTCCTGGCCATCCGCACGGCCCGGCTCGCCAAGCCGTACGAGCACGGGCTCGACGAGGCCCTGGACGTCACCGTCTCCGCCGGCGACCTGCTGGAGTCCATCGACGAGCGGGCGGCGACGGCCGTCGTGCCCGAGCCGGTCACCGGGCCGCCCTGGGCCGGCCTCCTCCCGCCCCGCGGGGGCTGGCGGCCGCAGCCGGGGCTGCCCGCACCACGGGCGCTGCGGAGGCTGGTCGCCGGAGTGATCGCGGAGTTCCGGGCGCGCACGGAGGAGCTGGGCGAGGACCGGCGGACCCGTACGGAGCTCGACAGGATCGGTGAGGACATCTGGTCCCGGCCGGTCGGTGACACGGATCTCCCGGTGCGCGCGGCACACGCGGCGCAGGCACTGGGGTTCCTGCCGGGGCCGGCCCCCGGCGGGCACGGCGACGGCGGCACTCCCGGCGAGGGCCCCGCCGACCAGGGCCCCGACCTGCCCGGCACGGGGAACGACCTCGGTACCGGGAACGACGCCGGACCGGCCGTCACGCTGCTCGCCACGGGCGCGTGGCTGCGGCTGCGCACGCCGTACGGTTCCGTGGCGGTCCGCAAGGCGGGCACCCCGGCACTCAGCGTGACACCGGCCTAGGGAGCGGGGGCGCCGCCCGTCGGCGGGGGCTTGCACCGGATCGGTGCGTGCGCCGGGACCGGTGCCGGGCGGCTTCGGTGCCGGGCCGGGTTCGGCCGGCAGCAGGGACCTCTCGGACGTCAGCCGGCCGTGTTCACCATGGAGGCGGCCGCGTAGGTGAGGTACTTCCAGAGCGTGGCCTCGTGCTCCTCGCTCAGACCCAGTTCGTCGACGGCGTCCCGCATGTGCCTGAGCCAGGCGTCGTGGGCGTCGCGGTTCACCGCGAACGGGGCGTGCCGCATCCGCAGCCGCGGGTGGCCCCGCTGCTCGCTGTACGTCGTCGGGCCGCCCCAGTACTGGATCAGGAAGAGCGTGAGGCGCTCCTCCGCAGGGCCGAGATCCTCCTCCGGGTACATCGGCCGCAGCAACGGGTCCTCGGCGACGCCCTGATAGAAGCGGTGCACCAGGCGCCGGAAGGTCTCCTCGCCCCCGACCTGCTCGTAGAAGGACTGCTCCTGAAGCGTGCCGCGCGGAATCTCATTCACGCCGTCCATGGTCTCAGACCGCACGCCGCGGTTGGCGGGCCCGGGGGCCACGGAGACCGGTCGCACCCCGGCCGCGGCCCCGCCCCGGCCCCGGCCCGGGCCCCGGGGCTCGCGTCCGCGGCGGGCCCGCAGCACAGTGGAGACATGACCTCCTACGCCCTCGACGACGGCCTCGAAGGCCTGGCCGTCGCCGCGCGGGCTGCGCTGGTGCGGCAGATCGCGGCCGGCGGAGCCTTCGACGACGATCCGGCCCTGCGCGCGGCGTTCGCGGAGGTGCCCCGGCACCTCTTCGTGCCCTACTACTACGTGGGCTCCGAGAGCGCCGAGGGCGGCTACGAGCGGCTGTGGGGCGAGGACCCGGACCCCGGGCGGCGGGCCGGGTGGCTGCGCGGCGCGTACCAGGACAGCGCGCTGGCCACCCGGGTGCGGGACGGCGAACTGCTCTCGTCCAGCAGCCAGCCGTCCCTGATGGCACGCATGCTCGCCGACCTGCGCCTCGACGAGGGGCACACGGTCCTGGAGATCGGCGCCGGCACCGGCTACAACGCGGCGTTGCTGGCGCACCGGCTCGGCGACGAGCAGGTCACCACGGTGGACCTCGACCCCGAGATCACCGACTCCGCGCGCGACCACCTCGCCGCGGCGGGATACCGTCCGGCCGTCGTCACCGGCGACGGCACGCGCGGCTGCCCCGAGCGCGCCCCCTACGACCGGATCATCGCCACCTGCACGCTGGACGACCTGCCGCGGCCCTGGCTCGCGCAGTGCCGGCCCGGCGCACGGATCCTCACGCCGTTCGCCACGGGCCTCGTCGCGCTGGAGGCGCAGGGGCCCGACCGGGCGGAGGGGCGCTTCCTGCCCTCGCCCGCGTACTTCGTGCCGTTGCGCGGCAGCTCGCGCGGGGCCGGGCGGCGGTCGCCCGCGCCTCCTTCGGCGGGCCGGCTGCCGCGCGGGGCGCTGGAGGACGACTCGTTCCGGTTCCTGCTGGTGCTGACGGAGGGGCGGCTCGGTCCGCGGGAGGCGCTGCGGGTGTGGGACCGGGAGGGGCATCCGGGGCGTGAGCGGTACGGGATCACCGTTGACGGTGAGCGGGCGTGGGTGTGGTTGGACGCGCCGCGGGGGCCGTACGGGTACGGTTGGGAGCTTTGACCCTCGTGGGGCGGGCCTCGTTGTGGGCGGTCCCCACGACGTCGTCTTTCCCCCGGCTGGGGTGCCGTCCCGGGCTGGGGGGCCGTTCCGGCGTGGGGTGCCGTTCCCGGCCCTGACGGCTTCCCCGGCGTGGGTGGTGTTCCGGGGTGTTGGGGCTGTGCGCCCCGGGCTCCACCGCTCGCCTGCGGTGGGCCCGGGGCTGCGAGGGGGCTCGGCTCGTTTTCGGCCACCGGGCGGTGGGGGCCTTTTGCGCAGTTCCCGCGCCCCTTATGGGGCTCTGCCCCTTGCTGTTTCGTTTCTTTCCGGCGGCCGGTGGGGGCTTTTTGCGCAGTTCCCCGCACCCCTTATGGGTGGGTGGTTCTTGCTGTTTCGCTTTTTTCCACCGGCCGGTGGGGGCTTTTTGCGCAGTTCCCCGCGCCCCTTATAGGGCTGCCCCCAGCCAGCCCTCCGGCTTGGCTCGCGGTTCCCTGCGTCCCTTACGGGGCGCCTAGCCGCGGCGGATCGTGATCGTCGTCCACGCTCCGACGTGGACCCGGTCGCCGTCCTGGAGGGGGACGGGGACGAAGGGCTGGATGGGGTCCTCGGCGCCGTTGACCGTCGTTCCGTTGGTGGAGTTCTGGTCGACGACCGACCAGGAGCCGTCGGGCTGCTTCACGAGCATCGCGTGCTGGTGCGATACGCCCGGGTCCTCCGGGGGGACCGAGAGGTCGATGTCCGGGGTGTCGCCGGTGGAGTGCCGGCGGCGGCCGATGGTGACGCGCTCGCCGGTCAGCGGGCGCTGCTGCTCCGGCGAGTACGCCGGGAGGTTGAGGCCCGCCGCCTCGGGACCCGAGCGCTGCATCATCGCCATGAAGTACTCGCGGTCCGGACCGATCGTGATCGTCCAGCTGGTGGGCGGGGCGTAGCCTCCGGGCGCGCCCGGCATACCGGGACCGCCGGGACCGCCAGGACCGCCGACACCGGGCGGCGGGGGGCCGGGCTGCCGGTAGCCGGGCGGGCCGGGCTGGGACTGGTCACCGGGGGCCGGCGGCGCCATCGGGCCGCCTGCCGTGGGCGCGGGGTGCGCGGGCGGCGAGATCACCCAGTCGTCGTCGCCGCGCGCGGGCGGAGGCGGGGGCGGGCCGGGTACCTGGCCGTTCTCCTGCGGGAAGACGGACGGCGGGGGTGGCGTGCCGCCGGGCTGCTGCTGGAACGCGGCGGGGGCACCGCCTGCGCTCGGCGCCCCGGGACCGCCCGGGCCCCGGGGCGGGGGCGCCTGGCCGCCCCCGTCGCCGCCGAACGACCCCTGGCCGGGGCTCAGGGGCTCAGCGGGGCGGTTCACCTGCGAGGGCCGCGAGCTCTGGTACTCGTACGGCTCCCGCCCGGCCGGCGGCGACTGCTGGAAGTGCATCGGCGGTGCGCCGCCGGGGCCCTGGCCGGGGCCGCCGGTGTTCGGCATGTTGCGCGGGGCCGCGGGGGTGTAGGAGGTCGCCGTGTTCGTCAGGAAGTTCCAGCGGCACTCCTCGCAGAACGGCGCGCCCCCCTCGCGCGGCGTGTGGCACTGCGGGCAGAGCTCCGTCTCTCTCTGCCCCGCGCCGGGACCGGAGGGTCCGGGGGCCTGCGGGTAGCCGTACGCGCTCGGGGGCGGGGGAGGCGGGGGCACGGAGTTGGCCATGCGGTGACCGCAGACCTCGCACCAGTCCTCGGAGCGCGACTGGTGTCCGTTCGGGCAGGTCAGCATGGTGGCGCTTCCCCCTCTCCTTCTCCGGCCCGGTGGCCGGCGAGTCAGGACGTTCCGGTTCGTCCTTGAGCCTGCTGTCGTCCGAGTCTGCCTTGCGCACCCCTGGCGCGAGGCCGGTTTCGGCATGATGACGTGCCGTCCCCGTTGGGAATCCCGGACATCCACCAGGGACGATCCTGCGGTGCCGCGACAGCGACGGCGCGACAGCCCTGAAGCATATGACGCAACTTCCGTGTCCCGGAGTTCTGCGGGACCCCCACCATTCGTGACCGGGGCGGCTCCTCTGGCCTCCTCAACCTCGCTGCGGCTCCTACGGTGACGGCTCCTACGGTGACGGTTCCTACGGTGACGGCTCTACGTGGACTGCTCCTACGGTGCCGGCTTCCTCGCCGACTTCTTCACGCGGACCGTCTTCGTCGACCTCGTCTCCAGGGTCATTTCGTCCGCATCCGCGACCCGTGCCTTCAGACGCACAGTACCCGCCGCGACATCCACCACGTCGACCACCTTGGCCAGCAGCTTGGCGGTGTCCTCGTTCCCCAGGGAGCCCGCTAGCTGAACGGCCCGGCCCAGCTTGGCCGTCGCGCCGTAGTCGTCCCCCGCCTTGCGGGCGTCCAGGCCCTCCCGGATGACCTGCGCCAGCTCGGCCTGGCCGGTGTAGTGGGCGACCTGCGCGTTGATCGAGGTGGAGGCGGCCAGGTCGTCCGTCCACACCGCGCGGACCAGGCCCTGCGCCAGCGTCCGCACCGTGCCGCCGTCCTCCGGGATCACCAGGGCCGCGCGGGCGGCGAGCATCTCCTGCCCGACGCCCGCGGCGGGCACCCGCACGCAGACGTGGTAGTCGCGGGACTCGTCGCCCCACGAGCCGGTCGGATAGTCGCCCGCGCGCGGGGACGCGTCGGTGCGCCGGGCGGTCAGCTCCTCGACCGCCGGCGCGACCTGCTTGACGAACACCACCTCGGCGCCCACGGGGGTCCACAGCCGCAGCGAGACGTCCGCGACCTCCTTGCCCATGGCCGTCTCCATCATCCGGGTGAAGTCCTCGGCGAGCCCTGACGGGTCGGCGACGATGTCGGCGCTGCCGAGCAGCGCCGAGGCGATGCCGGTGACCTCCTTGACCTCCCAGTCCGTGCCGACGCCGCGCGCGTCGCAGGTGAAGTGGCCCGCGCAGGTCTCCAGGGCGGCGCGCAGCTCGTCGCCGGACTCGTGTTCGTTGCGGCCGTCGGTGAGCAGGATGCCGTGCCGGATGCCGACGTCCGCGGTCGACAGCAGCCGCTCCGCGAGCCGCAGCCAGGTGCCGATCGCGGTGCCGCCGCCGGCGGTGAGCTTCCGCAGCGCCTGCTTGGCCTGCTCCCTGGTCTCCGCGTCGGCGACGGCGAGCCGGCCCGCGCCCGGATAGACCTCCGTGGCCTTGTGCGTACCGCCGATCACCGCGAAGTGGACGCCGTCGCGCAGGGTGTCGACGGCGGCGGCCGTCGCCTCCCTGGCGCCCCGCATCTTGGTCGGCGGGTAGTCCATCGAACCCGAGCAGTCCACCATGACGGCCACCGCCGCGTCCGGTACCCGCCCCGCGCCGGCAAGCTGCGCGCCCGAGGTGCCGCCGCCGGTCGCGGTGACCGTCACGATGGCGTTGACCTCGCGGCCGCCGTCGGGCAGGTACTCGTTCTGGTAGACGTCGACCGCGAACTGCGGGACGTCGGTCTTGGAGAATCTGGCCATGGCATCCGCTCCCCCTCAGGCTTGCCCACGGCGGGTGGGTTCCCTCTCTCCTCGCCGGCTGTGACCATGGCCGGGACCCGCGCCGGCGGCGGGCGCCCCGGCCCCCCTCAGGCCGATCCTGCCCCTGGCGCCGGAGCCGGGAACGGCAGTACGGCCACTGTTACGTTGTCGTGGCCGCCGCCGTCGAGGGCGTGGCCGACCAGGACCTGGGCTGCGGCCAGCGGGCGCTGCGCGGCGTCCGGCGGCAGGACGGACGCCATGTCGCCGGCCGCCTCCGCGTAGTTCCACAGGCCGTCCGTGCACACCACGACCACGCCCGGCCGGTCGGGCTTGAAGGCGGCGGTGTGCGGCTCCAGCTCGTAGGCGTCGGCGCCGAGCCAGCCCGTGATGGCGTGGGCGCGCTCGTCGGCGTAGGCCTCGGCCTCGTTCATCAGCCCGGTGGCGACCATCTGGGCCGCCCAGGAGTCGTCCTCGGTGAGCCGGGCCGGGGGCGCGCTGCGGTCCACCGGCACCCAGTACGCGCGGCTGTCGCCGACCCAGCCGACGATCAGGAGGTCCTTCGCGACGATCGCGCCGACCAGCGTGCAGGCCGGGGCGTTCTGGTTCGGGCCCTGCTCGCGGAGCGTCGCGGGCTCTTCGGCCAGGGCGTTGACGGCGTCCGCCGCGGCGATGATCGCCTCGTGCATGGCCTGCTGGGGGTGCGTGCCGCGGGGCAGCGCCGCGAGCAGCGACTGGGTGGCGGTACGGGACGCGGTGATGGAGGCGTCGTCCGGACGGGTCGCCGACGACACACCGTCGCAGACGACGGCGAGCACGGCCGGCGCGCCGTCCTGGAGCACGGTCGACGACACCGCGAACGCGTCCTCGTTGCGGTGGTGCCTGAGGCCGCGGTCGCTGACGGCGGCCACCGTGGCGAGCTCCTGCTCGATGTGGTCGCGCTCGCGGGGCTGGGCCTTGCCGCAGTTCTCGCAGTAGTCGTCCCGGTCGATCCGGCCCGCGGCGCAGAAGACGCAGAGCCGGACGTCCGGCAGGGGCGTGGACAGCGTGTCGTCCTCGACGGTGCGCGGATCCGCCGGCACGCCCGCGGCACCCACGGCGGGCGGATCGTCCCGGACCATCCCGGCCGATCCGGCGGGCGGCTGCGGCGCGGCCAGTTCGTAGTCGTCCGGCTCGGCGGCGGGGGCCGGTGGCGACGCGGGCCAGGCCGCGGCGGCGGGCGGGGGCGACGGCACGGGGGACTGCCCCGGGACGGCGGGGTGGGCCGCCAAGCCGTTCCCCATCGGGAGCTGGTCGCCCTGCGAGTCGGTGCCGGGCAGGTCGCTCGGCAGGTGCACCGGCGCGGGGGGCTCCGAACCCTCGGTGCCGGGCGCCGCGGGCCACTCGACGGACGCCGCGGAGGCGCCGTCGGGACCGGTGGAGTGGCCCGAAGCCGCGGGGGCCGCCGCCCAGAACCCGTCGACGCCCGGTGCCGGCTCCCCGTCGGCGCCGTGCTCGGCCCGGCCTGCGTACCCGTCCACCGAGGGTGACGGGACGGCCGGATACGGCGCGGGCCGGGCGGGCCCGGGGTGAGCCGAACCCGCGGAACCCTGCGCCGCGGCACCCCGCGTCGCGCCGGAACCCCCCGCCGCGGACCCCCGCTCGGCGGGCACGCCGCCCACCGCCAGGGTGGGCCGGTCGGCCGCCGCCCACAGCGCGGACAGGTCGAGCCCGCACCCGCCGCAGAAGCGATCGCCCGACTCGACCGGTTCCTCACAGGCCGGGTTGGGGCAGCTCGACCCGGCGGCCGACTGGGGCATCTGCGACATGTTCACACCAACGTCCGGGGGCGGAGGCGGTTGGCCCGCTCCACCAGTTCGATCCGCTCCTTGCGGCTGTCCGTGAGCCGGGCGAGCGTCCGGTACGAGCGTTCCAGGCCCAAACGCAGGCCACGCTCGTCCAGTTCGCTGCCGAGCAGCACGGGTCTTCCGCCACCGCGGGGCGGGGCGGAACCTTGGCTACCGGAGAGTACCCAGTCGAGGGCCGTCCCCAGAACCTCGGTCGACAGCAGTTCTCTGCGGACCGCGTCGAGACCGAACGCCACCAGGGATTCCACCTGGCCGGCCGCCGCCGTCAGGTCCGCCAGGAACGAGGGGTCGCCGCCGGGCGCGTCGTGCGGTGCCCCGAGCCGGTGCCGGAGCCTGGCCCGGACCGCGGCCACCCGGGCGGCCGTGTAGTGGATCGACGACTCCGGCACGGACTCCAGCGTGCGCACGGCCCCGCTGCGGTCGCCGGCCGCGAACCGCACCCGGGCGAGGCCGAACGCCGCGCTGACGTAGCTCGGGTCGGTCGTCCACACCAGCCGGTAGTACTCGGCGGCGTTGTCGAGCTGGCCGAGCACCTCCGCGCAGATGCCCAGGGCGATCTTGGGCGCGGGCTCGCCGGGGAAGGCGTCGTAGACGGCGTCGAAGGAGAGCGCCGCGCGGGCGTGGTCGCCGGTCGCCAGCGCCACCACGCCCTGGTACCAGACGACGCGCCAGTCGCTCGCGTGGTCGCGCTCCAGGGCGTCCAGGGCGGCCGCGGCGGAGGCCAGTTCCCCCATCTCCAGACGGGCGCGCAGCTCGCGCAGGCGCAGCTCCAGGGAGCCCGCGGGGGCGGTGCGCAGCGCGCTGATCAGCTCGCTGGGGGCGGACGCGATGAGTCCGGCCAGGAAGCCGGCGTTCGGGTCGTTCGCGTCGACCCGGGGGATCGGCAGGGCCAGCGCGGCGGCGCCGGCGATGGCGCTGCCGAGGGAGACCGGTCCCGAACCCGAAGGCCCCGCCAGGGGCGTGGGCGGCGGTGGCGCCGGCGGCAGCCCGGCCGCGAGGGCCTCCTGGGCCTGGGCGCCGGTGACCGGTGCCAGGGCGGGCGCGCCGCCGGGCGCCGGGCCCGCTGCCACCGCGGCGGTGCCGGCCACGGACGCCACGGCCGCGCTCCTGCGCGGCGCGGGCAGCGGGCGCAGGCCGAACCGGGACACCTCGGGCGAGGCCTCCTTGAAGAGCTCGGTGTCGGTGACCTTCAACTCGGGCCCGAAGAGCGTGGACAGCGCGGGCCGCGGCCGGCCGGTCTGCAACGCGACGACCTCCCGCAGCACGCCCGTGAGCTGCTCCGCCATCTCCTCCGCGGAGGCGAACCTGCGGGCCGGGTCCGGGTCGGTGGCGCGCACCAGCAGGCGGTAGAAGGACTCGTAGTCGCGGAAGACGTCGATGTTGTCCGGGTCCGGGAGGGAGTCCACGAAGACGTTGGTGTAGCCCTGGAAGTCGAACGTGAGGACGGCGAGGGTGCGCGCGACCGTGTACAGGTCGGAGGCGACCGACGGGCCCACCTCGGCGACCTCGGGGGCCTGGTAGCCGACCGTGCCGAAGATGGCCGACTCCTCGTCGTCCATCCGCCGTACCGCGCCCATGTCGATCAGCTTGAGCTGGTCCTCCGTCTGGATGGCGTTGTCGACCTTGAAGTCGCAGTACAGAAGGTTGCGGCTGTGCAGGTGGCCGAGGGCTTCCAGGGTCTCGATGCCGTAGGCGCAGGCCTGCTCGACGGGGAGCGGATCGCGCCTGCCGTCCGTGGTGCGCCGGCCGTTGGCGATCTCCTTGAGCGACTTGCCGCCGACGTACTCCATGACGATGTAGCCGTCCATGGAGCCGGTGCGCTGGTCCAGGTGCTCGACGAAGTTGTAGATCCGCACGATGTTGGAGTGCTCGATCTCCGCCAGGAACCGCCGCTCGGAGATCGCGGCGGCCATCGCGTCCTGGTCGCCGGTGTCCAGCAGGCCCTTGAGCACCACCCAGCGGTCGGATACGGCCCGGTCCACCGCGAGGTAGATCCAGCCGAGGCCGCCGTGCGCCAGGCAGCCCGCCACCTCGTACTGGCCGTGCACGATGTCGCCGGGCTGGAGCTTCGGAACGAACGAGTACGGGTGCCCGCACTTGGTGCAGAACCCCTCCGTGCGCCCCGGGCGCTCGCCGCGCGGCCGGCCCACCGGGGCACCGCAGTCCGTGCGCGAGCAGAACCGCTTGCGCTCCGGCACCTCGGGGCGTTCGAGCACCATCGCGCGCGGGTCGGGCCGCGGCACCTCCGGAACCGCCACCAGGCCCGCGCCCAGCCTGCCGCGCGCCGAGCCGCCGGCACCGGAGCCGGAGCTGCGCACCGACACCGAACGGGCCGTCGTGTCCCCGGTCAGCGACCGCGACAGGCGCCCCGAGACCGATCTACGGGAGGTCGCCGAGCGGGCGGACCGTCCCGTGCCGGAACGCGCTGAGCGGGCCGAGTGCGCCGAAGCGGACGACCCGCCCGACCCGTCTGCCGTCGAGCCGCTCGAAGGACCCTCGCCGCCGCCCCTGGGCTGCCCCGCGATGCCGGTCGGCGAGGACCCCACCATGCCGTTGGCCGACACCACCGGCGCCAGACCGCAGGTGTCGCAGTACAGCTCCCCGCCGCCCACGTCCTCGTAGGCGCCGGAGCAGTCCGGCCGCTGGCAGGCCCCACCGCTCATGCGTCCCCCCTGGCGGATGCGGGCCCGCCCTGCTCGGGGACCCGGCTGGAGAGCGCCTCGGCGGCCGCGTGCTGGTAGCGCAGCACCGAGGCCTCCGCGGCGCGCAGGTCGCACGGAGCGCTCCACAGCATCCGGCGCGCCGCGTCGTAGCGCTCGACGAGCAGCGGGTCCTCCGCCATGCCGTGCTGGGCGATCTTCGCCTTGTACGCGTCGAGGCGGCCGCGCAGCTCCGCGCGGACCGCGAGCGGCGCGGTGACCGCGGTGAGCGACTCGCGGGCCCGCAGCAGCTCGTCCTCGGCCTTCTCCTCCAGGGACTCCAGCAGCGGGGAGAGGCGGTGCCACTGGCCGTTCCTGCGGTACTCGGCTGCCGCGGCCAGCTGCTCCTGGAGGGCGGTCGGCGGGCCCGAGACCGCGGGCACCTCGGACGCCGCGATCTTCGCCAGCACCTCCCCGCGCGCGAGACGCGCCTCGGCGAGGGTGCGGTCCGCTCGGGAGAGGATGTCCCGGAGGTTCACCAGCCGGGCCTCGGCGTCCTGGCGGACCGTCAGCACCGCGTCGATCTCCCGGCGGACGTCCTCCAGGGCCCTGGCCTCGCGGTCGTACCGCTCGGTGTCGGGCCGCCCGCCGCCCGGCGCGGAGCTGCCGGTGGCCGAGGGCCGCCAGAAGGCGAGCGGATCGGAGACCACCTGCTCCCGCAGGGAGGTCAGCGCGCGCGTGATGCGCTCCAGGTCGTCGCCGGCGGGATGCTCCCCGGGGCGCACGCCCACGGAGTGCGCGAGCTGCCGGGTGCGCTGGAGCTCCGCGGAGAGCAGGTCGATACGGGCGGGCAGCGCGGACCACACCGCGTCGGCCGCCACGACCAGGTCCAGCGAGGCCGCGTACAGGTCGTTCATCCGCGTCACCAGCGTCTGGAGGGAGAGCAGCTCGCTCAGCCGGGCCGGGCCCTCCGCGCTCGCGGAGCCGGGGACGGCGACGCTGTCACCGCGCAGCAGCTCCGTCAGCTCGACCAGGTCCTCACGGTTCGGCCAGCGCCGCCGCGCGCGCATGTCGCGTGCCGCGCGCAGGGCGTCCGTGTAGGAGTCGAAGCAGGTCCACAGCAGCGTGATGGAAGCCTCCGCCGCCGCCCAGCGCTCGCGCGTTACACCGGTCAGCTCGGCACCTTCGAGGAGCCTGCGGCCGGCGTGGTCCTGGAGGGCGAAGAGCGAGGTCTCGATCGCCTCGTGCTCCGCGCCGAGCCGCGCCAGCGCACGGTCCACCTCGTCCCGGTCCATCACCG
The nucleotide sequence above comes from Streptomyces sp. TS71-3. Encoded proteins:
- a CDS encoding globin — its product is MDGVNEIPRGTLQEQSFYEQVGGEETFRRLVHRFYQGVAEDPLLRPMYPEEDLGPAEERLTLFLIQYWGGPTTYSEQRGHPRLRMRHAPFAVNRDAHDAWLRHMRDAVDELGLSEEHEATLWKYLTYAAASMVNTAG
- a CDS encoding methyltransferase domain-containing protein, translated to MTSYALDDGLEGLAVAARAALVRQIAAGGAFDDDPALRAAFAEVPRHLFVPYYYVGSESAEGGYERLWGEDPDPGRRAGWLRGAYQDSALATRVRDGELLSSSSQPSLMARMLADLRLDEGHTVLEIGAGTGYNAALLAHRLGDEQVTTVDLDPEITDSARDHLAAAGYRPAVVTGDGTRGCPERAPYDRIIATCTLDDLPRPWLAQCRPGARILTPFATGLVALEAQGPDRAEGRFLPSPAYFVPLRGSSRGAGRRSPAPPSAGRLPRGALEDDSFRFLLVLTEGRLGPREALRVWDREGHPGRERYGITVDGERAWVWLDAPRGPYGYGWEL
- a CDS encoding FHA domain-containing protein, whose amino-acid sequence is MLTCPNGHQSRSEDWCEVCGHRMANSVPPPPPPPSAYGYPQAPGPSGPGAGQRETELCPQCHTPREGGAPFCEECRWNFLTNTATSYTPAAPRNMPNTGGPGQGPGGAPPMHFQQSPPAGREPYEYQSSRPSQVNRPAEPLSPGQGSFGGDGGGQAPPPRGPGGPGAPSAGGAPAAFQQQPGGTPPPPSVFPQENGQVPGPPPPPPARGDDDWVISPPAHPAPTAGGPMAPPAPGDQSQPGPPGYRQPGPPPPGVGGPGGPGGPGMPGAPGGYAPPTSWTITIGPDREYFMAMMQRSGPEAAGLNLPAYSPEQQRPLTGERVTIGRRRHSTGDTPDIDLSVPPEDPGVSHQHAMLVKQPDGSWSVVDQNSTNGTTVNGAEDPIQPFVPVPLQDGDRVHVGAWTTITIRRG
- a CDS encoding VWA domain-containing protein → MARFSKTDVPQFAVDVYQNEYLPDGGREVNAIVTVTATGGGTSGAQLAGAGRVPDAAVAVMVDCSGSMDYPPTKMRGAREATAAAVDTLRDGVHFAVIGGTHKATEVYPGAGRLAVADAETREQAKQALRKLTAGGGTAIGTWLRLAERLLSTADVGIRHGILLTDGRNEHESGDELRAALETCAGHFTCDARGVGTDWEVKEVTGIASALLGSADIVADPSGLAEDFTRMMETAMGKEVADVSLRLWTPVGAEVVFVKQVAPAVEELTARRTDASPRAGDYPTGSWGDESRDYHVCVRVPAAGVGQEMLAARAALVIPEDGGTVRTLAQGLVRAVWTDDLAASTSINAQVAHYTGQAELAQVIREGLDARKAGDDYGATAKLGRAVQLAGSLGNEDTAKLLAKVVDVVDVAAGTVRLKARVADADEMTLETRSTKTVRVKKSARKPAP
- a CDS encoding protein phosphatase 2C domain-containing protein; the encoded protein is MSQMPQSAAGSSCPNPACEEPVESGDRFCGGCGLDLSALWAAADRPTLAVGGVPAERGSAAGGSGATRGAAAQGSAGSAHPGPARPAPYPAVPSPSVDGYAGRAEHGADGEPAPGVDGFWAAAPAASGHSTGPDGASAASVEWPAAPGTEGSEPPAPVHLPSDLPGTDSQGDQLPMGNGLAAHPAVPGQSPVPSPPPAAAAWPASPPAPAAEPDDYELAAPQPPAGSAGMVRDDPPAVGAAGVPADPRTVEDDTLSTPLPDVRLCVFCAAGRIDRDDYCENCGKAQPRERDHIEQELATVAAVSDRGLRHHRNEDAFAVSSTVLQDGAPAVLAVVCDGVSSATRPDDASITASRTATQSLLAALPRGTHPQQAMHEAIIAAADAVNALAEEPATLREQGPNQNAPACTLVGAIVAKDLLIVGWVGDSRAYWVPVDRSAPPARLTEDDSWAAQMVATGLMNEAEAYADERAHAITGWLGADAYELEPHTAAFKPDRPGVVVVCTDGLWNYAEAAGDMASVLPPDAAQRPLAAAQVLVGHALDGGGHDNVTVAVLPFPAPAPGAGSA
- a CDS encoding serine/threonine-protein kinase, whose amino-acid sequence is MSGGACQRPDCSGAYEDVGGGELYCDTCGLAPVVSANGMVGSSPTGIAGQPRGGGEGPSSGSTADGSGGSSASAHSARSARSGTGRSARSATSRRSVSGRLSRSLTGDTTARSVSVRSSGSGAGGSARGRLGAGLVAVPEVPRPDPRAMVLERPEVPERKRFCSRTDCGAPVGRPRGERPGRTEGFCTKCGHPYSFVPKLQPGDIVHGQYEVAGCLAHGGLGWIYLAVDRAVSDRWVVLKGLLDTGDQDAMAAAISERRFLAEIEHSNIVRIYNFVEHLDQRTGSMDGYIVMEYVGGKSLKEIANGRRTTDGRRDPLPVEQACAYGIETLEALGHLHSRNLLYCDFKVDNAIQTEDQLKLIDMGAVRRMDDEESAIFGTVGYQAPEVAEVGPSVASDLYTVARTLAVLTFDFQGYTNVFVDSLPDPDNIDVFRDYESFYRLLVRATDPDPARRFASAEEMAEQLTGVLREVVALQTGRPRPALSTLFGPELKVTDTELFKEASPEVSRFGLRPLPAPRRSAAVASVAGTAAVAAGPAPGGAPALAPVTGAQAQEALAAGLPPAPPPPTPLAGPSGSGPVSLGSAIAGAAALALPIPRVDANDPNAGFLAGLIASAPSELISALRTAPAGSLELRLRELRARLEMGELASAAAALDALERDHASDWRVVWYQGVVALATGDHARAALSFDAVYDAFPGEPAPKIALGICAEVLGQLDNAAEYYRLVWTTDPSYVSAAFGLARVRFAAGDRSGAVRTLESVPESSIHYTAARVAAVRARLRHRLGAPHDAPGGDPSFLADLTAAAGQVESLVAFGLDAVRRELLSTEVLGTALDWVLSGSQGSAPPRGGGRPVLLGSELDERGLRLGLERSYRTLARLTDSRKERIELVERANRLRPRTLV